AAATAGGATGGCCTTGCCTTCGTTGTCCATGGATACCACGGGATTTATACCCAACAAAGTGGCTAGAAAGCCTTTCTTCTTTGAAACTCTTCCTCCCCTGATCATGTACTTAAGGTCTTTTACGCTGACAAATATCCGGGCGTTTTTAATCCAATCTTCGGCTGCATTAACAATATCGAGTATCGGCATGCCTGATTCGATGGACTGTGCAACCCTGAGCACCAGCAACCCCAAGGCACCTGAGAGGTTTTTTGAATCGATAACATATACGGGCTTCTGAAACTCACCTGATATTCGCTCGGCAGCTTTCACACTATTCAGATAGGTTCCGCTGAAATGTTGTGTGAGATGCACCGCTATAATGGCATCATAATGCGAGGCGAGTTTAGAGTAAAGGTTGATGAATGTGCGTTCGTTAATCTGTGATGTTTTGGGAAGCTCATCGCTGTTGTCCAGTAAATCATACAGCTGATTGGGCTGCATGGTTACTTTGTCGAGGTAATAATTGCCTTTCCAGTTTATATTGAGCGGAACCACATTTATCTGGTAGTAATCAATAAGTTCTTCGGATAAATCGCAGGCAGAGTCTGTAACCAATGCTATATTCCACTTTCTATGCGTTGCATACTCATTCTGGCGAACCATATCATCCACTTTTTGATAGGAAATTGTTCCGAAATCTTTGAGTGTATGAAACAGGTCTGCCGGATGATTGGTATGCACATGTATGCGGCAAAGTGAATCGGACCCCGCGACAACCACGGAATCTCCATTTTCAATAAGCAGCTTCTGCAGATTGGGTTTACTGATGGATATATCTCTTAACAATGCCTCTGTACAATAACGGTAATTAATATCGCCATTCTCCGCATCGTCTGAATGGATAAGGGTAATGGTTTTATTTAATTGTGGAACAATTTTGCGGATATTATAGTTCTTAATGAAATCGATAATACCTTCCATAAAATAGACAAACCCTTTTGCTCCGGCATCGACTAATTTGTTTTTCTCCAGGATAAGAAGCCTGGAGGTGGTTTCAATAAGCGATTGATGAAGCACTTCTAACGAACTGACAAGAATCTTTTTGAAATCCTGAATAACAGATTGCTTGCTGAATATATAGTCCGACCACTCCTTGATAACGGTAAGCATGGTTCCTTCAACCGGATTTGCAATGGCATCATACATATACGGTATGGATCTCTTAATGCTGGCGGCAAATTCGGGAACGGTGATACTGTTTTTATGGTTGGTTTCTTTGCTTACTCCAAACAGAAACTGGGCAAAGATAACTCCTGAATTGCCGCGCGCACCGATCAGTGCGGCTTCGGCAATATTATCAAGCGTGTTTTTATATGATTTATCGGGTTTGATACTGTCTATAACAGACCGGACGGTAGATGCCAGGTTTGTTCCGGTATCATTGTCTTTAACCGGAAATACATTGATCCTGTTTATTTCGGCCTGATTTTCGAGTATCCTGTATCCTCCTGCAAGGAAGGCGTAATACAAAGAACGTCCATCTATTTCAAGAATAAGAGAGTTTTTCATTTCGTCAGGTATAAATGAATGTTACTTATTAATGGATTAATTCTTTATGAACTTCCGGGATGTTATGATTCCGTTTGATTTTATTACAGCGATGTAAACACCCGGTGCATAAGCTGAAACATCAAACGACCGTTCATAGGCATTGATTGCTGCGCTCTCGACAAGCTTTCCGCTTGAATTAAAGATCTGAATCATCTCTATATTATCCTGCGACTTTATGGTTAGATAGTAGGTGCATGGATTGGGAGAAAGGATTAATGAAGCGGATTCGGGCTTTGTCCATTCAATATCCGACAGGTTCTGGTCTACGGTGAGGTATATCGTGTTTGGATTGGACAATGTATATCCGTCGTAAACACAATATTTTAATGAATCGATTCCCGTAAAACCACGATTGGGGAGATAATCGAAAGAGCCGTCGTTCTTGAGATAAATTTGTCCGTTGACTGGATTTTCGGTAATGAGGCTAACCATTGCGTTGCCGTCAAGATCAAAATCGTTTTTGAGTACCCCATCAGAAACATTGACCGAAACAGGGAAGGAAGGGCCGGCAAAAACAAAACTGTCTCGTACGGCTATTGCAGAGGTGTTGAATTTTGTCAGATTCTCCTTCATTACGTAATAACTTGTTTTTAGTTTCTCGGACGATGAATAATCGGGGAAATTAACCCATGGCTGCCATTTATAACGGGTTGAGGGGGTGTACCATTTGTTTTTGTATCTCACTGATGGAACAAAACCGTCGGAAATGGTATCTTCTTTTGCTTCGGTGCTTCTATTGTCGTTAAAGACTTTCATTTGGTCCGGAGCCACAACATTTATATACGACCACGGAATTCGCACCGTAATCTTGTCATCCGAAATAGTGACTGCATCTTTTGACGATTCGGGCTGGAAATCATAATTAACCTGAAGATTGCCGATATATTGCACATCCGAATGCGAGGAGTTATTGCGTATTCTTACAATATTCCACGGAGCGCCATCGGT
The Bacteroides sedimenti genome window above contains:
- a CDS encoding DegV family protein — translated: MKNSLILEIDGRSLYYAFLAGGYRILENQAEINRINVFPVKDNDTGTNLASTVRSVIDSIKPDKSYKNTLDNIAEAALIGARGNSGVIFAQFLFGVSKETNHKNSITVPEFAASIKRSIPYMYDAIANPVEGTMLTVIKEWSDYIFSKQSVIQDFKKILVSSLEVLHQSLIETTSRLLILEKNKLVDAGAKGFVYFMEGIIDFIKNYNIRKIVPQLNKTITLIHSDDAENGDINYRYCTEALLRDISISKPNLQKLLIENGDSVVVAGSDSLCRIHVHTNHPADLFHTLKDFGTISYQKVDDMVRQNEYATHRKWNIALVTDSACDLSEELIDYYQINVVPLNINWKGNYYLDKVTMQPNQLYDLLDNSDELPKTSQINERTFINLYSKLASHYDAIIAVHLTQHFSGTYLNSVKAAERISGEFQKPVYVIDSKNLSGALGLLVLRVAQSIESGMPILDIVNAAEDWIKNARIFVSVKDLKYMIRGGRVSKKKGFLATLLGINPVVSMDNEGKAILFGKTFGQAANINKVMNHICTLTRQQQVWNYIVLHAHNKMGADVYTDKMIALTGKQPVSVVDISPVIGMNAGVGSIAVSLLLE